A region from the Vicia villosa cultivar HV-30 ecotype Madison, WI linkage group LG3, Vvil1.0, whole genome shotgun sequence genome encodes:
- the LOC131661624 gene encoding acetyl-CoA acetyltransferase 2-like: protein MAPAAAISESIKPRDVCIVGVARTPMGGFHGALSSIPATKLGSIAIEAALKRAKVDPSLVQEVYFGNVLSANLGQAPARQAALGAGIPNTVVCTTINKLCASGLKATILAVQSIQLGINDIVVGGGMDNMSNVPKYLPNARHGSRLGHETVIDPILKDGLLDVYNQIDMGDCAEIIAEKYGLTREEQDNSAILSYERAIAAQKSGAFKWEMVPVEVPGGKGKPSVIVDKDESLEKYDPVKLRKLPTVFKENGGTVTAGNASSMSDGAAALVLVSGEIALKLGLQVIAKIRGYADAAQAPELFPTAPSLAIPKAISNAGLDASEIDFYDINEAFSVVTLSNQKLLGLDSEKVNLHGGAVSLGHPLGCSGARVLVTLLGVLKLKNGKYGVGAACNGGGGASAMVLELV, encoded by the exons ATGGCTCCAGCAGCAGCAATTTCTGAATCTATTAAACCAAGAG atgttTGCATTGTTGGTGTTGCAAGGACACCTATGGGAGGATTTCATGGTGCTCTTTCATCTATACCTGCTACCAAGCTAGGTTCTATAGCCATTGAAG CTGCTCTTAAAAGAGCAAAAGTTGATCCATCACTTGTTCAAGAAGTGTATTTTGGGAATGTTCTTAGTGCTAATTTAGGCCAAGCTCCTGCTAGACAAGCTGCTCTTGGAGCTGGAATTCCCAATACTGTTGTGTGCACTACAATCAACAAACTTTGTGCATCAGGACTTAAAG CTACGATTCTTGCTGTTCAGAGTATTCAATTAGGCATAAATGATATTGTTGTTGGTGGTGGCATGGACAATATGTCTAATGTACCGAAATATTTACCAAATGCAAG ACACGGATCCCGTCTTGGACACGAGACAGTCATTGATCCGATTTTGAAAGACGGTTTGTTGGATGTGTATAATCAAATTGACATGGGAGATTGTGCTGAAATTATTGCTGAAAAGTATGGATTAACAAGAGAAGAACAG gaTAACTCAGCAATTTTGAGCTATGAGCGTGCAATTGCTGCACAGAAAAGTGGTGCTTTTAAATGGGAAATGGTCCCAGTTGAAGTGCCGGGTGGAAAGGGAAAACCATCAGTTATTGTCGATAAAGATGAAAGTCTAGAGAAA TATGATCCTGTAAAGTTACGCAAACTCCCAACCGTTTTTAAGGAGAACGGAGGAACTGTTACTGCTGGTAATGCTTCGAGCATGAG TGATGGTGCTGCTGCATTAGTTTTGGTGAGTGGAGAGATTGCATTGAAGCTTGGTCTTCAAGTTATTGCAAAAATCAGAGGATATGCTGATGCTGCTCAG GCACCAGAGTTATTTCCAACAGCACCAAGTCTTGCCATTCCTAAAGCTATTTCCAATGCTGGGTTGGATGCTTCAGAAATTGATTTCTATGATATTAATGAAGCCTTTTCG GTTGTGACTCTTTCAAATCAGAAACTTCTTGGACTTGACTCA GAGAAAGTAAATTTGCATGGTGGAGCTGTATCTTTGGGTCATCCTCTTGGTTGCAGTGGTGCTCGTGTGCTAGTGACACTTTTAGGG GTGCTAAAGCTTAAAAATGGGAAATATGGAGTTGGTGCAGCTTGCAATGGAGGTGGTGGTGCATCTGCTATGGTTTTGGAGCTTGTTTAA
- the LOC131661625 gene encoding uncharacterized protein LOC131661625 isoform X2 yields MNYSTEFRNHEDDAWYTVMVTLEENETLRVTYEKFTDEEDQLFIPSFFDSLEDLRDFENRFRPLSIQVQDHECRKLVKGVKVCASQHFIPNDLRFYDANVESVEEHPHSRKKNEECHCKFILSWLHGPNTGYMTEAEIGDICTVQPIVELDPAVASFLEIAKRRIELKSGQEIVACCNGEIETKKKPSLFERMQKGRRRAKRTVLVDGSPKVDLDENMEDMVLEGKRNVCMILMGNLDKELSPSTTVEFLRKHTQVSASVFIFSSLSSEIYTRGAIMSQTEQDFQKLCDFLTNPNHIIISSTGRPWTVIEKQVGLRNIKASIGTFPGSEDVAQDGKNRTSNSLKVVYSGTQEFKRASALRELFLEFFDQQVRLHKKLALLEGSEFEI; encoded by the exons ATGAATTACAGCACGGAGTTCAGAAACCACGAAGACGACGCTTGGTACACAGTCATGGTTACTCTCGAAGAAAACGAAACCCTGAGAGTAACCTACGAGAAATTCACAGATGAAGAAGATCAATTGTTCATACCATCGTTTTTCGATTCTTTGGAAGATCTTCGGGACTTCGAGAATCGCTTCAGACCTCTCTCCATTCAGGTTCAGGATCACGAGTGTCGGAAACTCGTTAAAGGCGTTAAGGTCTGTGCTTCTCAGCATTTCATCCCCAATGACCTTCGTTTCTATGACGCCAATGTTGAATCG GTGGAAGAACACCCGCATTCtcgtaaaaaaaatgaagagtgTCATTGTAAGTTTATACTGTCCTGGTTACATGGGCCAAATACTGGATACATGACGGAGGCAGAAATTGGCGATATTTGCACTGTGCAACCGATTGTTGAGCTTGATCCAGCTGTGGCTTCATTCCTGGAGATTGCCAAGAGGAGAATAGAATTGAAATCTGGACAAGAAATAGTGGCGTGCTGCAATGGTGAAATAGAAACTAAGAAGAAACCAAGTCTTTTCGAACGAATGCAAAAG GGAAGACGGCGCGCCAAACGTACTGTTTTGGTTGACGGTTCTCCGAAAG TTGACCTTGATGAAAATATGGAAGATATGGTGTTGGAAGGAAAAAGAAATGTGTGTATGATACTTATGGGAAATCTTGATAAAGAATTAAGTCCATCAACAACGGTAGAGTTCTTACGCAAACATACTCAAGTATCTGCCAGTGTCTTCATATTTTCAAGTTTATCATCAGAGATATACACCAGGGGTGCCATTATGTCACAAACCGAACAAGATTTCcagaaactttgtgactttttgaCAAATCCCAACCACATCATAATTTCTTCAACTGGCAG GCCATGGACGGTAATTGAAAAACAAGTGGGCCTCAGAAATATCAAAGCATCAATAGGAACATTTCCTGGATCAGAG GATGTAGCACAGGATGGAAAGAATAGAACTAGCAACAGTTTGAAGGTTGTATATTCAGGAACTCAAGAATTCAAGAGAGCTAGTGCTCTGAGGGaattgtttttggaattttttgatcaGCAAGTACGGCTGCACAAGAAGCTTGCTCTTCTGGAAGGGAGTGAGTTTGAAATCTGA
- the LOC131661625 gene encoding uncharacterized protein LOC131661625 isoform X1, with protein MNYSTEFRNHEDDAWYTVMVTLEENETLRVTYEKFTDEEDQLFIPSFFDSLEDLRDFENRFRPLSIQVQDHECRKLVKGVKVCASQHFIPNDLRFYDANVESVEEHPHSRKKNEECHCKFILSWLHGPNTGYMTEAEIGDICTVQPIVELDPAVASFLEIAKRRIELKSGQEIVACCNGEIETKKKPSLFERMQKGRRRAKRTVLVDGSPKGLGSPKVDLDENMEDMVLEGKRNVCMILMGNLDKELSPSTTVEFLRKHTQVSASVFIFSSLSSEIYTRGAIMSQTEQDFQKLCDFLTNPNHIIISSTGRPWTVIEKQVGLRNIKASIGTFPGSEDVAQDGKNRTSNSLKVVYSGTQEFKRASALRELFLEFFDQQVRLHKKLALLEGSEFEI; from the exons ATGAATTACAGCACGGAGTTCAGAAACCACGAAGACGACGCTTGGTACACAGTCATGGTTACTCTCGAAGAAAACGAAACCCTGAGAGTAACCTACGAGAAATTCACAGATGAAGAAGATCAATTGTTCATACCATCGTTTTTCGATTCTTTGGAAGATCTTCGGGACTTCGAGAATCGCTTCAGACCTCTCTCCATTCAGGTTCAGGATCACGAGTGTCGGAAACTCGTTAAAGGCGTTAAGGTCTGTGCTTCTCAGCATTTCATCCCCAATGACCTTCGTTTCTATGACGCCAATGTTGAATCG GTGGAAGAACACCCGCATTCtcgtaaaaaaaatgaagagtgTCATTGTAAGTTTATACTGTCCTGGTTACATGGGCCAAATACTGGATACATGACGGAGGCAGAAATTGGCGATATTTGCACTGTGCAACCGATTGTTGAGCTTGATCCAGCTGTGGCTTCATTCCTGGAGATTGCCAAGAGGAGAATAGAATTGAAATCTGGACAAGAAATAGTGGCGTGCTGCAATGGTGAAATAGAAACTAAGAAGAAACCAAGTCTTTTCGAACGAATGCAAAAG GGAAGACGGCGCGCCAAACGTACTGTTTTGGTTGACGGTTCTCCGAAAGGTTTAGGTTCTCCTAAAG TTGACCTTGATGAAAATATGGAAGATATGGTGTTGGAAGGAAAAAGAAATGTGTGTATGATACTTATGGGAAATCTTGATAAAGAATTAAGTCCATCAACAACGGTAGAGTTCTTACGCAAACATACTCAAGTATCTGCCAGTGTCTTCATATTTTCAAGTTTATCATCAGAGATATACACCAGGGGTGCCATTATGTCACAAACCGAACAAGATTTCcagaaactttgtgactttttgaCAAATCCCAACCACATCATAATTTCTTCAACTGGCAG GCCATGGACGGTAATTGAAAAACAAGTGGGCCTCAGAAATATCAAAGCATCAATAGGAACATTTCCTGGATCAGAG GATGTAGCACAGGATGGAAAGAATAGAACTAGCAACAGTTTGAAGGTTGTATATTCAGGAACTCAAGAATTCAAGAGAGCTAGTGCTCTGAGGGaattgtttttggaattttttgatcaGCAAGTACGGCTGCACAAGAAGCTTGCTCTTCTGGAAGGGAGTGAGTTTGAAATCTGA